The following coding sequences are from one Aeromicrobium duanguangcaii window:
- a CDS encoding nucleotidyltransferase family protein yields the protein MPDRSVGIVLAAGEGRRYGMPKALARASDGRPWCTRAVDTLVAGGCDEVVVVLGAMAETALHLVPSHAEVVLARDWADGPSASLRAGLAATSAEVALVTLVDLPDLTPRSVVRLLAGADDSTVARATYGGRPGHPVVVGRRHWPALTDGRRPGDVLAALGATTVDCSALGGGDDIDHRPPDLL from the coding sequence ACCGGTCGGTCGGCATCGTGCTGGCCGCGGGGGAGGGGCGCCGGTACGGCATGCCCAAGGCGCTCGCCCGAGCGTCCGACGGGAGGCCGTGGTGCACGCGGGCGGTCGACACCCTGGTGGCGGGCGGCTGCGACGAGGTGGTCGTCGTGCTCGGCGCGATGGCCGAGACCGCGCTGCATCTCGTGCCGTCGCACGCCGAGGTGGTGCTGGCGCGGGACTGGGCGGACGGACCGTCCGCGTCGTTGCGCGCAGGCCTCGCGGCCACGAGCGCCGAGGTCGCGCTCGTGACGTTGGTGGACCTTCCCGATCTGACGCCTCGGTCCGTGGTGCGCCTGCTGGCGGGCGCGGACGACTCGACCGTCGCCCGGGCGACCTACGGAGGGCGGCCCGGCCACCCGGTGGTCGTCGGCCGACGGCACTGGCCGGCCCTCACCGACGGCCGTCGGCCAGGCGACGTGCTGGCCGCGCTGGGCGCCACGACGGTCGACTGCAGCGCACTCGGCGGTGGTGACGACATCGACCACCGCCCCCCAGATTTGCTCTGA
- a CDS encoding YciI family protein: protein MSKFLISFAEGAMKIPEEEIPGVVEAAHAVVEKARAADAWLLGGGLMHHELATVVHPDGTIAEGPDPERHSHLAGFGVVDVESLEDALEWAATFAAACRCVLEVREFVPEPNL from the coding sequence ATGTCCAAGTTCCTGATCTCGTTCGCCGAGGGCGCGATGAAGATCCCGGAGGAGGAGATCCCCGGGGTCGTCGAGGCCGCCCACGCCGTGGTCGAGAAGGCCCGGGCGGCCGACGCCTGGCTTCTCGGCGGAGGGCTGATGCACCACGAGCTCGCCACCGTCGTCCACCCGGACGGCACCATCGCCGAGGGGCCCGACCCCGAGCGCCACAGCCACCTCGCCGGCTTCGGCGTGGTCGACGTCGAGTCGCTCGAGGACGCGCTGGAGTGGGCCGCCACCTTCGCCGCCGCGTGCCGCTGCGTCCTCGAGGTCCGTGAGTTCGTCCCCGAGCCCAACCTCTGA